The Pseudomonas orientalis genome contains a region encoding:
- a CDS encoding Nif3-like dinuclear metal center hexameric protein has translation MAVPLTTLVEEADRYLGSAKIADYCPNGLQVEGRPQVMRIVSGVTASQALLDAAVEAQADLILVHHGYFWKGENPCITGMKQRRLKTLLKHDISLLAYHLPLDLHPDVGNNVQLARQLDITVEGPLDPGNPKVVGLVGSLAEPLSPRDFARRVQDVMGREPLLIEGSEMIRRVGWCTGGGQGYIDNAIVAGVDLFISGEASEQTYHSARENDISFIAAGHHATERYGVQALGDYLARRFALEHLFIDCPNPI, from the coding sequence ATGGCCGTCCCCCTTACCACCCTCGTCGAGGAAGCGGACCGCTACCTTGGCAGTGCAAAAATTGCCGATTATTGCCCCAACGGCCTGCAAGTCGAGGGACGCCCGCAGGTGATGCGTATCGTCAGCGGCGTCACCGCCAGCCAGGCCCTGCTGGACGCCGCCGTCGAAGCCCAGGCCGACCTGATCCTGGTGCACCACGGGTATTTCTGGAAGGGTGAAAACCCCTGCATCACCGGCATGAAGCAGCGTCGCCTGAAAACCTTGCTCAAGCACGACATCAGCCTGCTGGCCTACCACCTGCCCCTGGATCTGCACCCCGATGTCGGCAATAACGTGCAGCTTGCCAGGCAACTGGACATCACCGTCGAAGGCCCGCTGGACCCCGGCAACCCCAAAGTGGTTGGCCTGGTCGGCTCGCTCGCCGAGCCGCTGTCACCGCGCGACTTCGCCCGTCGCGTGCAGGACGTGATGGGCCGTGAGCCGCTGCTGATCGAAGGCAGCGAAATGATCCGCCGCGTCGGTTGGTGCACCGGGGGCGGCCAGGGCTATATCGACAATGCAATTGTCGCGGGCGTCGACCTGTTCATCAGCGGCGAAGCCTCCGAGCAGACCTACCACAGCGCCCGTGAAAACGACATCAGCTTCATCGCCGCCGGCCATCACGCCACCGAGCGTTATGGCGTGCAGGCACTGGGCGATTACCTGGCGCGACGCTTTGCCCTGGAACACCTGTTCATCGATTGCCCGAACCCGATCTGA
- the cysD gene encoding sulfate adenylyltransferase subunit CysD has translation MVDKLTHLKQLEAESIHIIREVAAEFDNPVMLYSIGKDSAVMLHLARKAFFPGKLPFPVMHVDTRWKFQEMYKFRDKMVEELGLDLITHINPDGVAQNINPFTHGSAKHTDIMKTEGLKQALDKHGFDAAFGGARRDEEKSRAKERVYSFRDSKHRWDPKNQRPELWNVYNGNVNKGESIRVFPLSNWTELDIWQYIYLEGIPIVPLYFAAERDVIEKNGTLIMIDDDRILEHLSDEDKARIVKKKVRFRTLGCYPLTGAVESEAETLTDIIQEMLLTRTSERQGRVIDHDGAGSMEDKKRQGYF, from the coding sequence ATGGTCGACAAACTGACGCATCTGAAACAGCTGGAGGCGGAAAGCATCCACATCATCCGCGAGGTCGCCGCCGAGTTCGACAACCCGGTGATGCTCTACTCGATCGGTAAAGACTCCGCCGTGATGCTGCACCTGGCACGCAAGGCCTTCTTCCCGGGCAAGTTGCCGTTTCCGGTGATGCACGTCGACACCCGCTGGAAATTCCAGGAAATGTACAAGTTCCGCGACAAAATGGTCGAGGAACTGGGCCTGGACCTGATCACCCACATCAACCCGGACGGTGTGGCGCAGAACATCAACCCCTTCACCCACGGCAGCGCCAAGCACACCGACATCATGAAGACCGAGGGCCTCAAGCAGGCCCTGGACAAGCATGGTTTCGACGCTGCCTTTGGCGGCGCGCGTCGCGATGAAGAGAAATCCCGTGCCAAGGAGCGCGTGTACTCATTCCGCGACAGCAAGCACCGCTGGGACCCGAAAAACCAGCGCCCGGAGCTGTGGAACGTCTACAACGGCAACGTCAACAAGGGCGAGTCGATCCGTGTGTTCCCGCTGTCCAACTGGACCGAGCTGGACATCTGGCAGTACATCTATCTGGAAGGCATCCCGATCGTGCCGCTGTATTTCGCCGCCGAGCGCGATGTGATCGAGAAGAACGGCACGTTGATCATGATCGACGACGACCGCATCCTCGAGCACCTGTCCGACGAAGACAAAGCCCGCATCGTCAAAAAGAAAGTCCGTTTCCGTACCCTTGGCTGCTACCCGTTGACGGGCGCGGTGGAGTCCGAAGCCGAAACGCTGACGGACATCATTCAGGAAATGCTCCTGACGCGAACTTCCGAGCGCCAGGGCCGTGTCATCGACCACGATGGTGCAGGCTCGATGGAAGACAAAAAACGTCAGGGTTATTTCTAA
- the cysN gene encoding sulfate adenylyltransferase subunit CysN, giving the protein MSHVSDLISEDILAYLGQHERKEMLRFLTCGNVDDGKSTLIGRLLHDSKMIYEDHLEAITRDSKKSGTTGDDIDLALLVDGLQAEREQGITIDVAYRYFSTAKRKFIIADTPGHEQYTRNMATGASTCDLAIILIDARYGVQTQTRRHSFIASLLGIKHIVVAINKMDINGFDQSVFESIKADYLKFAEGIAFKPSTLAFVPMSALKGDNVVNKSERSPWYTGQSLMEILETVEIANDRNYTDLRFPVQYVNRPNLNFRGFAGTLASGVVHKGDEVVVLPSGKSSRVKSIVTFEGELEHAGPGQAVTLTMEDEIDISRGDLLVHADNVPQVTDAFDAMLVWMAEEPMLPGKKYDIKRATSYVPGSITSIVHRVDVNTLAEGPASSLQLNEIGRVKVSLDAAIALDGYDSNRTTGAFIVIDRLTNGTVAAGMIIAPPVTHGSAAQHGKLAHVATEERALRFGQQPATVLFSGLSGAGKSTLAYAVERKLFDMGRAVFVLDGQNLRHDLNKGLPQDRAGRTENWRRAAHVARQFNEAGLLTLAAFVAPDAEGREQAKALIGSDRLLTVYVQASPLVCAERDPQGLYAAGGDNIPGESFPYDVPLNADLVIDTQVLSLEDSVKQVLELLRQRGAI; this is encoded by the coding sequence ATGTCGCACGTATCTGATTTGATCAGCGAGGACATCCTCGCCTACCTGGGCCAGCACGAGCGCAAGGAAATGTTGCGCTTCCTGACCTGCGGCAACGTCGACGACGGCAAGAGCACCCTGATCGGGCGCCTGCTGCACGACTCCAAGATGATCTACGAAGATCACCTGGAAGCCATCACCCGCGATTCGAAAAAATCCGGCACCACTGGCGATGACATCGACCTGGCCTTGCTGGTCGACGGCCTGCAGGCCGAGCGTGAACAGGGCATCACCATCGATGTGGCCTACCGCTACTTTTCCACCGCCAAGCGCAAATTCATCATCGCCGACACCCCCGGCCATGAGCAGTACACCCGCAACATGGCCACCGGTGCCTCCACCTGTGACCTGGCGATCATCCTGATCGACGCCCGCTACGGCGTGCAGACCCAGACCCGTCGCCACAGCTTCATCGCCTCGCTGCTGGGTATCAAGCACATCGTGGTCGCCATCAACAAGATGGACATCAACGGCTTTGACCAAAGCGTGTTCGAGTCGATCAAGGCCGATTACCTGAAGTTTGCCGAGGGCATCGCCTTCAAGCCGAGCACCTTGGCCTTTGTGCCGATGTCGGCGCTCAAGGGCGACAACGTAGTGAACAAGAGCGAGCGTTCGCCTTGGTACACCGGCCAGTCGCTGATGGAGATTCTCGAAACCGTCGAGATCGCCAACGACCGCAACTACACCGACCTGCGTTTCCCGGTGCAGTACGTCAACCGCCCGAACCTGAACTTCCGTGGTTTCGCCGGCACCCTGGCCAGCGGCGTCGTGCACAAGGGCGACGAAGTCGTGGTGCTGCCGTCGGGCAAGAGCAGCCGCGTCAAATCCATCGTCACCTTCGAGGGCGAGTTGGAACACGCAGGTCCCGGTCAAGCGGTGACGCTGACCATGGAAGACGAGATCGATATCTCCCGTGGCGACCTGCTGGTACACGCCGACAACGTGCCACAGGTGACCGACGCCTTCGATGCCATGCTGGTGTGGATGGCCGAGGAACCGATGCTGCCGGGCAAGAAATACGACATCAAGCGCGCCACCAGCTACGTGCCGGGTTCCATCACCAGCATCGTGCACCGTGTGGACGTGAACACCCTGGCCGAAGGCCCGGCCAGTTCCCTGCAGTTGAACGAGATTGGCCGGGTCAAGGTCAGCCTTGACGCCGCCATCGCCCTGGACGGTTACGACAGCAACCGCACCACCGGCGCCTTTATCGTCATCGACCGTTTGACCAATGGCACCGTCGCGGCGGGCATGATCATCGCCCCGCCCGTGACCCATGGCAGCGCGGCGCAGCACGGCAAGTTGGCCCACGTGGCCACCGAAGAGCGTGCCCTGCGCTTCGGCCAGCAGCCGGCCACAGTGTTGTTCAGCGGCCTGTCCGGCGCCGGCAAGAGCACCTTGGCCTACGCGGTTGAGCGCAAGCTGTTCGACATGGGCCGTGCGGTGTTCGTACTGGACGGCCAGAACCTGCGTCACGACCTGAACAAGGGGCTGCCGCAGGACCGCGCCGGGCGTACCGAAAACTGGCGGCGTGCCGCTCACGTGGCGCGCCAGTTCAACGAAGCCGGCCTGCTGACCCTGGCCGCGTTCGTCGCCCCGGATGCCGAAGGCCGTGAACAGGCCAAGGCGCTGATTGGCAGCGATCGCCTGCTGACGGTGTACGTGCAAGCGTCGCCATTGGTGTGCGCCGAGCGTGATCCGCAAGGGCTGTACGCTGCCGGTGGGGATAACATCCCGGGTGAGTCGTTCCCGTACGACGTACCATTGAATGCCGACCTGGTGATCGACACCCAGGTCCTGTCGCTGGAAGACAGCGTCAAGCAAGTGCTGGAACTGTTGCGCCAGCGCGGCGCGATCTAA
- a CDS encoding acyltransferase: MLDFLPAAVRGVIASLLLALNTILLCSFLFIVALFKALPFAKRFSEWLMNHTHEAWVTNNKGWMNLVRRTRWHLSGLEGLDYQHSYLVTSNHQSWVDIMVLQYVLNRQIRPLKFFLKQELIWVPVIGLAWWALGFPFMKRYSKAYLEKHPEKKGKDLETTRKTCAKFRDNPVGIFNFAEGTRFTPGKHAQQKSPFRYLLKPKAGGIAFVLDAMGEQLKSLVNVTIHYPAGRPGYWDLLCGNVKDVVVQFEEVRIPAEFIGKNYEQDGEYRLAFQGWINQLWEDKDALLDKLHTDFPDRR, encoded by the coding sequence ATGCTGGATTTTCTACCTGCCGCCGTACGTGGGGTGATCGCGTCCCTGCTGCTGGCGCTGAACACGATCCTGCTGTGCTCGTTCCTGTTTATCGTCGCACTGTTCAAGGCACTGCCCTTCGCCAAACGCTTCAGCGAATGGTTGATGAATCACACCCACGAAGCCTGGGTCACGAACAACAAGGGCTGGATGAACCTGGTGCGGCGCACGCGCTGGCACCTGAGCGGCCTCGAAGGCCTGGATTACCAGCATTCGTATCTGGTCACCAGCAACCACCAGAGCTGGGTCGACATCATGGTGCTGCAATACGTGCTCAATCGGCAGATTCGCCCGCTGAAGTTCTTCCTCAAGCAGGAACTGATCTGGGTCCCGGTGATTGGCCTGGCATGGTGGGCCCTGGGCTTTCCGTTCATGAAACGCTACAGCAAGGCTTACCTGGAAAAACACCCGGAAAAGAAAGGCAAGGACCTGGAAACCACGCGCAAGACCTGTGCGAAGTTTCGCGACAACCCGGTGGGCATCTTCAACTTCGCCGAGGGCACGCGGTTTACCCCGGGCAAGCACGCGCAACAGAAGTCGCCGTTTCGCTATCTGCTCAAGCCCAAGGCCGGCGGAATCGCGTTTGTGCTGGATGCCATGGGTGAGCAATTGAAGTCACTGGTGAATGTGACTATCCACTATCCGGCCGGGCGTCCGGGGTATTGGGATTTGCTGTGCGGGAATGTGAAGGACGTGGTGGTGCAGTTCGAAGAAGTACGGATTCCGGCCGAGTTTATTGGCAAGAATTATGAGCAGGATGGAGAGTATCGGTTGGCGTTCCAGGGCTGGATCAACCAGCTATGGGAAGACAAGGATGCCTTGCTGGACAAGCTTCACACCGATTTCCCGGACAGAAGATAA
- the pta gene encoding phosphate acetyltransferase, which translates to MQTFFIAPTDFGVGLTSISLGLVRTLERAGLKVGFFKPIAQPHPGDTGPERSTELVARTHGLKPPQPLGLAHVERMLGDGQLDELLEEIITLYQQAAVGKDVLIVEGMVPTRSASYAARVNLHLAKSLDAEVILVSAPENEVLTELSGRVELQAQLFGGPKDPKVLGVILNKVRTDESMEAFSARLKEHSPLLRSGDFRLLGCIPYQPELNAPRTRDVADLMGAQILNAGDYETRRMTKIIICARTMRNTVELLKPGVLVVTPGDRDDIILAVSLAAINGVPLAGLLLTSDTLPDPRIMELCRGAFQAGLPVLSVSTGSYDTANQLNSLNKEIPIDDRERAEIITDFVASHLDARWLHQRCGTPREMRLSPAVFRYQLIQRAQAANKRIVLPEGSEPLTVQAAAICQARGIARCVLLAKPADVEAVARAHGIDLPEGLEILDPDLIRQRYVEPMVALRKSKSLNAPMAEQQLEDTVVIATMMLALDEVDGLVSGVIHSTANTIRPALQLIKTAPGCTLVSSVFFMLFPEQVLVYGDCVMNPHPSAAELAEIALQSADSAAAFGIAPRVAMISYSSGDSASGEEVEKVREATLLAHEQQSSLLIDGPLQYDAAANESVARQLAPNSQVAGKATVFVFPDLNTGNTTYKAVQRSADCVSLGPMLQGLRKPVNDLPRGAQVDDIVYTIALTAIQAANRPMDI; encoded by the coding sequence ATGCAGACTTTTTTTATCGCGCCCACCGATTTTGGTGTGGGTCTGACCTCCATCAGCCTCGGGCTGGTGCGCACCCTGGAACGAGCCGGGCTGAAAGTCGGCTTCTTCAAACCGATTGCCCAGCCCCACCCTGGCGATACCGGCCCTGAGCGCTCGACCGAACTGGTGGCGCGCACCCACGGCCTGAAACCACCCCAACCCCTGGGCCTGGCCCATGTCGAGCGCATGCTCGGCGACGGCCAGCTGGATGAGTTGCTCGAAGAAATCATCACGCTGTACCAGCAAGCCGCCGTGGGCAAGGACGTGCTGATCGTCGAAGGCATGGTGCCGACCCGCAGCGCCAGTTATGCGGCCCGGGTCAACCTGCACCTGGCCAAGAGCCTGGATGCGGAAGTGATCCTGGTCTCGGCCCCGGAAAACGAAGTGCTCACCGAACTGTCCGGTCGCGTGGAACTGCAGGCTCAATTGTTCGGTGGTCCGAAAGACCCGAAAGTACTCGGCGTGATCCTCAACAAGGTGCGCACCGACGAAAGCATGGAAGCGTTCTCGGCGCGTCTCAAGGAGCACTCGCCGTTGTTGCGCAGCGGTGATTTCCGCCTGCTGGGCTGCATTCCCTACCAGCCCGAACTCAACGCGCCGCGCACCCGCGACGTGGCCGACCTGATGGGTGCGCAGATCCTCAATGCCGGTGACTACGAAACCCGGCGCATGACCAAGATCATCATTTGCGCGCGCACCATGCGCAACACCGTGGAGCTGCTCAAGCCCGGCGTGCTAGTGGTGACGCCCGGCGACCGCGACGACATCATCCTCGCCGTCAGCCTGGCCGCGATCAACGGCGTACCGCTGGCCGGTCTGCTGCTGACCAGCGACACCCTGCCCGACCCGCGCATCATGGAGTTGTGCCGTGGTGCGTTCCAGGCCGGGTTGCCGGTGCTGTCGGTGAGCACCGGTTCCTACGACACCGCCAACCAGCTCAATAGCCTCAACAAGGAAATCCCCATCGATGACCGCGAACGCGCGGAGATCATCACCGACTTCGTCGCCAGCCACCTCGATGCACGCTGGCTGCACCAACGCTGCGGCACGCCACGGGAGATGCGCCTGTCCCCTGCGGTATTCCGCTACCAGTTGATCCAGCGCGCCCAGGCCGCCAACAAGCGCATCGTGTTGCCCGAAGGCAGCGAGCCGCTGACCGTGCAGGCCGCTGCGATCTGCCAGGCGCGGGGCATCGCGCGCTGCGTGCTGCTGGCCAAGCCGGCGGACGTGGAAGCCGTCGCTCGCGCCCACGGCATCGATTTGCCCGAAGGCCTGGAGATTCTCGACCCGGACCTGATCCGCCAGCGCTACGTCGAGCCGATGGTTGCGCTGCGCAAAAGCAAGAGCCTGAATGCGCCGATGGCCGAGCAGCAGTTGGAAGACACCGTGGTGATCGCCACCATGATGCTCGCCCTGGACGAAGTGGACGGCCTGGTCTCCGGCGTTATCCACTCCACCGCCAATACCATCCGCCCTGCCCTGCAGCTGATTAAAACAGCGCCGGGCTGCACCCTGGTGTCGTCGGTGTTCTTCATGCTGTTCCCCGAGCAGGTGCTGGTGTACGGCGACTGTGTGATGAACCCGCACCCCAGCGCCGCGGAGCTGGCGGAAATTGCCCTGCAAAGCGCCGACTCGGCGGCCGCGTTCGGCATCGCCCCGCGCGTGGCGATGATCAGCTATTCCAGCGGCGATTCGGCCAGCGGCGAGGAAGTCGAAAAAGTCCGCGAGGCCACCCTGCTCGCCCACGAACAGCAAAGCTCACTGCTGATCGACGGCCCGCTGCAATACGACGCCGCCGCCAACGAAAGCGTGGCCCGGCAATTGGCGCCCAACAGCCAGGTCGCCGGCAAGGCCACGGTATTCGTGTTCCCCGACCTGAACACCGGCAACACCACCTACAAAGCCGTGCAGCGCAGCGCCGATTGCGTGAGCCTGGGGCCGATGCTTCAGGGCCTGCGCAAACCGGTCAACGACCTGCCACGCGGCGCTCAGGTGGACGACATCGTATACACCATCGCCCTCACCGCGATCCAAGCTGCCAACCGACCTATGGATATCTAA
- a CDS encoding DUF3565 domain-containing protein, translated as MGRDLLHKNEERTSLNKDLPESEQNPDGRGRPTVSTISGFHQDDDLHWVAELSCGHTQHLRHQPPWQSRAWVLDPAQRLEKIGQPFACGWCAQQHE; from the coding sequence ATGGGGCGAGACCTTTTGCATAAGAATGAAGAACGGACAAGTCTAAACAAGGATTTGCCCGAAAGCGAACAGAACCCGGACGGACGGGGCCGACCAACGGTCTCGACGATCAGCGGATTCCACCAGGACGACGACCTGCACTGGGTCGCCGAGCTGTCCTGCGGCCACACCCAGCATCTGCGCCACCAGCCGCCGTGGCAGTCGCGCGCCTGGGTGCTCGACCCCGCGCAACGCCTTGAAAAAATAGGCCAACCCTTTGCCTGCGGCTGGTGTGCGCAACAGCACGAATAA
- a CDS encoding FKBP-type peptidyl-prolyl cis-trans isomerase, whose amino-acid sequence MTIAANKAVSIDYTLTNDAGEVIDSSAGGAPLVYLQGAGNIIPGLEKALEGKAVGDELTVAVEPEDAYGEYSAELVSTLSRSMFEGVDELEVGMQFHASAPDGQMQIVTIRDLDGDDVTVDGNHPLAGQRLNFQVKIVAIRDASQEEVAHGHVHGEGGHHH is encoded by the coding sequence ATGACGATCGCCGCTAACAAGGCTGTCTCCATCGACTATACCCTGACCAACGACGCTGGTGAGGTCATCGACAGCTCAGCCGGCGGCGCGCCGCTGGTCTACCTGCAAGGCGCGGGTAACATCATCCCAGGCCTGGAAAAGGCGCTGGAAGGCAAGGCAGTTGGTGATGAACTGACTGTTGCCGTAGAGCCTGAAGATGCCTACGGCGAATACTCCGCCGAACTGGTCAGCACCTTGAGCCGCAGCATGTTCGAAGGTGTCGATGAGCTGGAAGTCGGCATGCAGTTCCACGCTTCTGCCCCGGACGGCCAGATGCAGATCGTGACCATCCGCGACCTGGACGGCGACGACGTGACCGTCGACGGCAACCACCCGCTCGCTGGCCAGCGTCTGAACTTCCAGGTGAAGATCGTTGCCATCCGCGACGCTTCCCAGGAAGAAGTGGCTCACGGCCACGTCCACGGTGAAGGCGGTCATCACCATTGA
- the rpsT gene encoding 30S ribosomal protein S20 codes for MANTPSAKKRAKQAEKRRSHNASLRSMVRTYIKNVVKAIDTKDAEKAQAAYVLAVPVIDRMADKGIIHKNKAARHKSRLNGHIKALNVAAAA; via the coding sequence GTGGCCAACACACCTTCCGCCAAAAAACGTGCAAAACAGGCTGAGAAGCGTCGCAGCCACAACGCCAGCCTGCGTTCCATGGTTCGTACCTACATCAAGAATGTAGTTAAAGCCATCGACACCAAAGACGCTGAAAAAGCCCAAGCTGCTTACGTTCTGGCCGTGCCAGTTATCGACCGTATGGCCGATAAAGGCATCATCCACAAGAACAAGGCCGCTCGTCATAAGAGCCGCCTGAATGGCCACATCAAGGCTCTGAACGTTGCTGCTGCAGCCTAA
- the murJ gene encoding murein biosynthesis integral membrane protein MurJ: MNLLKSLAAVSSITMISRVLGFVRDTLLARIFGASMATDAFFIAFKLPNLLRRIFAEGAFSQAFVPILAEYKTQQGEEATRTFIAYVSGLLTLVLMLVTVLGMLAAPWVIWATAPGFANTPEKFALTTDLLRVTFPYILLISLSSLAGAILNTWNRFSVPAFVPTLLNVSMIIFALFLTPYFDPPVMALGWAVLAGGLAQLLYQLPHLKKIGMLVLPRLNLKDTGVWRVMRNMLPAILGVSVSQISLIINTAFASLLVSGSVSWMYYADRLMELPSGVLGVALGTILLPTLARTYASKDRQEYSRILDWGLRLCFLLVLPCSLALGILAEPLTVSLFQYGQFDAHDALMTQHALVAYSVGLLGIIVIKVLAPGFYAQQNIRTPVKIAIFTLVVTQLLNLVFIGPLAHAGLALAISVGACINAGLLFYQLRKQQMYQPQPGWGAFTLKLLVAVAAMSAVLLGLMHIMPAWDQGHMLERFMRLGVLVVAGVVVYFGMLLLQGFRLRDFNRKSLG; the protein is encoded by the coding sequence ATGAATCTGCTCAAATCGTTGGCTGCCGTCAGCTCTATCACGATGATCTCCCGGGTTTTGGGGTTCGTGCGTGACACCCTGCTGGCACGCATTTTTGGCGCCAGCATGGCCACGGACGCCTTCTTCATTGCCTTTAAACTGCCCAACCTGTTGCGCCGGATTTTCGCCGAAGGCGCGTTCTCCCAGGCCTTCGTGCCGATCCTGGCCGAATACAAGACTCAACAGGGGGAGGAGGCGACCCGCACCTTTATCGCCTATGTCTCGGGCCTTCTGACACTGGTGTTGATGCTGGTGACCGTGCTCGGCATGCTCGCCGCGCCCTGGGTGATCTGGGCCACGGCCCCCGGCTTTGCCAATACCCCGGAAAAGTTCGCACTGACCACTGATCTGCTGCGCGTGACCTTTCCTTATATATTGCTGATCTCGCTGTCATCGCTTGCCGGGGCGATTCTCAATACCTGGAACCGTTTCTCGGTGCCCGCCTTCGTGCCGACGCTGCTTAACGTCAGCATGATTATCTTCGCGCTGTTCCTCACGCCGTACTTCGATCCGCCGGTGATGGCCCTGGGGTGGGCCGTCCTGGCGGGCGGCCTGGCACAACTGCTCTACCAGCTGCCGCATTTGAAAAAGATCGGCATGCTGGTGCTGCCACGCCTGAACCTCAAGGACACCGGCGTCTGGCGCGTGATGCGCAATATGTTGCCGGCGATCCTCGGTGTGTCCGTCAGTCAGATTTCCCTGATTATCAATACGGCGTTCGCGTCGTTGCTGGTATCCGGTTCGGTGTCGTGGATGTACTACGCCGACCGTCTGATGGAATTGCCGTCCGGCGTGCTCGGGGTGGCCTTGGGCACCATTTTGCTGCCGACCCTGGCGCGCACCTATGCGAGCAAGGACCGCCAGGAATACTCGCGCATTCTCGACTGGGGCCTGCGCCTGTGCTTCCTGCTGGTGCTGCCGTGCTCCCTGGCCCTGGGAATCCTGGCCGAACCCTTGACGGTCTCGCTGTTTCAATACGGGCAATTCGACGCGCACGACGCCCTGATGACCCAGCATGCGCTGGTGGCGTACTCCGTGGGGTTGCTCGGCATTATCGTGATCAAGGTGCTGGCGCCGGGCTTCTATGCCCAGCAAAACATCCGCACACCGGTGAAGATCGCGATCTTCACACTGGTCGTCACGCAATTGCTCAACCTGGTGTTTATCGGCCCGCTGGCCCATGCCGGCCTGGCGCTCGCGATCAGTGTCGGCGCCTGTATCAATGCCGGCCTGCTGTTTTATCAACTGCGCAAGCAGCAGATGTACCAACCGCAGCCTGGCTGGGGCGCGTTCACCCTCAAGTTGCTCGTGGCGGTCGCCGCGATGTCGGCCGTGCTGCTTGGGCTGATGCACATTATGCCGGCCTGGGACCAGGGCCATATGCTGGAGCGCTTCATGCGCCTGGGCGTGCTGGTAGTGGCTGGCGTGGTGGTGTACTTCGGGATGTTGCTGCTGCAGGGTTTCCGCCTGCGCGATTTCAATCGCAAGTCACTGGGGTAG
- the ribF gene encoding bifunctional riboflavin kinase/FAD synthetase — translation MQLVRGLHNLRPEHRGCVATIGNFDGVHRGHQAILARLRERAVELGVPSCVVIFEPQPREFFTPETAPARLARLRDKLQLLAEEGVDRVLCLAFNQRLQSLSAAEFVDRILVDGLGVQHLEVGDDFRFGCDRVGDFDFLQHAGVNQGFTVEAAQTVELDGLRVSSTQVRNALAAADFALAERLLGRPFRIAGRVLHGQKLARQLGTPTANVQLKRRRVPLTGVYLVSVDIDGQSWPGVANIGVRPTVAGDGKAHLEVHLLDFAGDLYDRRLTVVFHQKLREEQRFASLEALKTAINADVAAARALAAPSAHR, via the coding sequence ATGCAGCTGGTTCGAGGTCTCCACAACCTGCGCCCCGAGCACCGGGGCTGCGTCGCCACCATTGGCAACTTTGACGGTGTTCACCGTGGCCACCAGGCTATCCTGGCCAGGCTGCGCGAGCGTGCGGTCGAGTTGGGCGTGCCCAGCTGCGTGGTGATTTTTGAGCCACAGCCGCGGGAGTTCTTCACCCCGGAAACGGCGCCGGCCCGCCTGGCCCGCCTGCGAGACAAACTGCAACTGCTGGCTGAAGAAGGCGTGGACCGCGTCCTCTGCCTGGCTTTCAACCAGCGCCTGCAAAGCCTCAGCGCCGCCGAGTTTGTCGACCGCATCCTCGTCGATGGTCTCGGCGTGCAGCATTTGGAGGTCGGCGACGACTTTCGTTTTGGTTGCGACCGGGTCGGCGATTTCGATTTCCTGCAACACGCCGGCGTCAACCAGGGTTTTACCGTAGAAGCCGCGCAAACCGTCGAACTGGACGGCCTGCGCGTGAGCAGTACCCAGGTGCGTAACGCCCTGGCCGCTGCCGACTTCGCCTTGGCCGAGCGTTTGCTCGGTCGCCCGTTCCGCATCGCCGGGCGGGTACTGCACGGCCAGAAGCTGGCGCGCCAACTGGGCACGCCAACCGCCAACGTGCAACTCAAGCGCCGTCGTGTGCCGCTGACCGGGGTCTACCTGGTGAGTGTCGACATCGACGGCCAATCGTGGCCGGGAGTCGCCAACATAGGCGTCAGGCCCACGGTTGCAGGTGATGGCAAGGCCCACCTGGAAGTTCATCTTTTGGATTTTGCCGGTGACTTGTATGACCGGCGTTTAACGGTGGTTTTCCACCAGAAGCTGCGTGAAGAGCAGCGTTTCGCCTCCCTTGAGGCGTTGAAAACGGCGATCAATGCGGATGTCGCCGCCGCCCGTGCACTAGCCGCACCTAGCGCCCATCGCTAA